Proteins co-encoded in one Pyxidicoccus xibeiensis genomic window:
- a CDS encoding serine/threonine-protein kinase — protein MAADSESTFRIQARADLSSFERERGDTPRSERGPGTLAGEYVLKALLASGGHGSVYEAEHRILGRRAAVKVLHPHLADQGEMLKRFVREARVVNQIHHPNIVDVYDFGLMPDGSPYYVMELLTGRTLSQVVQERGRLSASRALAYLEPVCAALDAAHRAGVVHRDLKASNILVMEEGERPRVKLLDFGIAKLMHAEPSQEGLTIAGQRLGTAHAMAPEQFRGGAIGPHTDIYALGVLLHQLLTGRYPFQCEDRLELERLHLEAPAPRPSAIAPVSPAVDAVVLRCLEKDGSRRYGSAGVFLAALSEAAEEPVQPARRTRLALAVHAEVVLASSVQDDDAVYAVLADVLDGLEQGLRGGGFLLALQSGTSLLAVRPLENGAPSPERTAYLREAENSLRILQQAAQKLADPIDARVHLCIHLGQAETRGDSGESEVVGGPVTDVGAWKLRTEEGFALTPAASLALEFPEPA, from the coding sequence ATGGCGGCGGATTCCGAGAGCACCTTCCGCATCCAGGCCCGGGCGGACCTCAGCTCCTTCGAGCGGGAGCGCGGAGATACGCCCCGGTCTGAGCGCGGCCCAGGAACGCTGGCCGGTGAGTACGTCCTCAAGGCACTGCTGGCCTCTGGCGGCCACGGCAGCGTCTATGAAGCGGAGCACCGGATTCTCGGCCGCAGGGCCGCGGTGAAGGTCCTCCATCCGCACCTGGCCGACCAGGGCGAGATGCTCAAGCGCTTCGTGCGCGAGGCGCGGGTGGTGAATCAAATCCACCACCCCAACATCGTGGACGTGTACGACTTCGGGCTGATGCCGGACGGCAGTCCGTACTACGTCATGGAGCTGCTGACCGGGCGCACGCTGAGCCAGGTCGTCCAGGAGCGCGGCAGGCTGTCGGCCTCGCGAGCGCTCGCCTACCTGGAGCCCGTCTGCGCGGCGCTGGACGCGGCCCACCGCGCGGGCGTCGTCCACCGCGACCTGAAGGCCAGCAACATCCTCGTCATGGAGGAAGGTGAGCGGCCCCGGGTGAAGCTCCTGGACTTCGGCATCGCCAAGCTGATGCACGCGGAGCCCTCGCAGGAGGGGCTCACCATCGCCGGCCAGCGGCTGGGCACCGCGCACGCCATGGCGCCGGAGCAGTTCCGCGGGGGGGCCATCGGTCCGCACACGGACATCTACGCGCTGGGCGTGCTGCTGCACCAGCTGCTCACCGGCCGCTATCCCTTCCAGTGCGAGGACCGGCTGGAACTGGAGCGGCTGCACCTGGAGGCCCCCGCGCCCAGGCCCAGCGCCATCGCCCCGGTGTCGCCCGCGGTGGACGCGGTGGTGCTGCGCTGCCTGGAGAAGGACGGCAGCCGCCGCTACGGCAGCGCGGGCGTCTTCCTCGCCGCGCTCAGCGAGGCCGCCGAGGAGCCGGTGCAGCCCGCCCGCCGCACCCGCCTGGCGCTCGCCGTCCATGCGGAGGTGGTGCTGGCCTCGTCCGTCCAGGACGACGACGCCGTCTACGCCGTGCTCGCGGACGTGCTGGATGGCCTCGAGCAGGGCCTGCGCGGCGGAGGCTTCCTCCTCGCGCTCCAGTCCGGCACCAGCCTCCTCGCCGTGCGCCCGCTGGAGAACGGCGCGCCCAGCCCGGAGCGCACCGCGTACCTGCGCGAGGCGGAGAACTCGCTGCGCATCCTCCAGCAGGCCGCGCAGAAGCTCGCCGACCCCATCGATGCCCGCGTCCACCTCTGCATCCACCTGGGCCAGGCCGAGACGCGCGGCGACTCCGGCGAGTCCGAGGTCGTGGGCGGCCCCGTCACCGATGTGGGCGCCTGGAAGCTCCGGACGGAGGAAGGCTTCGCCCTCACCCCGGCGGCCTCCCTGGCTTTGGAATTCCCGGAACCTGCGTAG
- a CDS encoding 2-keto-4-pentenoate hydratase: protein MTATVNHQELAGALDSARLERREVAPLTRERPELTLADAYAIQEAGLRLRLSRGERVVGLKMGLTSEAKRRQMNLDSPVYGVLTDRMQVPAEGVIQLAQGIHPKIEPEIAFRTGRELGGKVTRDEVLDACVSVFAAMEILDSRYRDFKYFSLPDVVADNSSSSLFVVGTAEHPPRALDLTRLEMKMSVNGEVVQAARSDAISGDPVVSVIQLCELLATRGQVLPAGSIVLAGAATAAHMLRPGDRVQLTVEGLGTVAVSAA from the coding sequence ATGACGGCGACCGTGAACCACCAGGAGCTGGCTGGCGCGCTGGACTCGGCGCGGCTGGAGCGTCGCGAGGTGGCGCCGCTCACCCGCGAGCGGCCGGAGCTGACGCTGGCGGATGCGTACGCCATCCAGGAGGCGGGCCTCCGGCTGCGCCTGTCCCGGGGCGAGCGCGTGGTGGGGCTGAAGATGGGGCTGACGTCCGAGGCCAAGCGCCGGCAGATGAACCTGGACTCGCCGGTGTACGGCGTCCTCACGGACCGGATGCAGGTGCCGGCGGAGGGCGTGATTCAGCTCGCGCAGGGCATCCACCCGAAGATTGAGCCGGAGATTGCCTTCCGGACGGGGCGCGAGCTGGGCGGGAAGGTGACGCGCGACGAGGTGCTGGACGCGTGCGTGTCGGTGTTCGCGGCGATGGAAATCCTCGACTCGCGCTACCGGGACTTCAAGTACTTCTCCCTGCCGGACGTGGTGGCGGACAACTCGTCGTCGTCGCTGTTCGTGGTGGGGACGGCCGAGCACCCGCCGCGCGCGCTGGATTTGACGCGGCTGGAGATGAAGATGTCCGTGAATGGCGAGGTGGTGCAGGCGGCGCGCTCGGACGCCATCTCCGGGGACCCGGTGGTGTCCGTCATCCAGCTCTGCGAGCTGCTGGCGACGCGCGGGCAGGTGCTGCCGGCCGGCAGCATCGTCCTGGCGGGCGCCGCCACCGCCGCGCACATGCTGCGGCCCGGAGACCGGGTGCAGCTCACGGTGGAGGGGCTGGGCACCGTGGCGGTGTCGGCGGCGTAG
- a CDS encoding alpha/beta fold hydrolase: MGLLAHTSLRLAERAGSRRGLEGLGGLPIGALRSTWHTVNGLRIHTRVSAQPVPGRAWNVVLLHGLVASSTYMVPTAMGLAPHFRVYAPDLPGFGRSQKPRRPLDVAGLADSLAAWMDAAGLANPALVANASGCQFAVDFASRYPERCGPLVLLGPSLDARHRATPRQVMRWLAEGVREPASLSVILAQDYRTFGALRALKALRSARDDAPEEKLPHVRTPVLVVRGEKDRIVPHARAEELVRSLPQGRLEEVPGASHMLNFNSPEAVVKLIRRYLYELEARGDAAP; this comes from the coding sequence ATGGGCCTGCTTGCACACACGAGTCTACGCCTCGCCGAGCGCGCGGGAAGCAGACGGGGACTGGAAGGCCTGGGCGGCCTGCCCATCGGCGCGCTGCGCAGCACGTGGCACACCGTCAACGGCCTGCGCATCCACACCCGCGTCTCCGCGCAGCCCGTCCCCGGACGCGCGTGGAACGTCGTCCTGCTGCACGGCCTCGTCGCCTCCAGCACGTACATGGTGCCCACCGCCATGGGCCTCGCACCCCACTTCCGCGTCTACGCGCCGGACCTGCCCGGCTTCGGCCGCAGCCAGAAGCCCCGCCGCCCGCTCGACGTCGCCGGCCTCGCGGACTCGCTCGCCGCGTGGATGGACGCCGCCGGCCTCGCCAACCCCGCCCTCGTCGCCAATGCCTCGGGCTGCCAGTTCGCCGTGGACTTCGCCTCGCGCTACCCGGAGCGCTGCGGACCGCTGGTGCTGCTCGGGCCCTCGCTGGATGCCCGCCACCGCGCCACGCCCAGGCAGGTCATGCGCTGGCTCGCCGAGGGCGTCCGTGAGCCCGCCTCGCTCAGCGTCATCCTCGCCCAGGACTACCGCACCTTCGGCGCCCTGCGCGCCCTCAAGGCCCTGCGCTCCGCGCGCGACGATGCGCCCGAAGAGAAGCTGCCCCATGTCCGCACGCCCGTGCTCGTGGTGCGCGGCGAGAAGGACCGCATCGTCCCCCACGCCAGGGCGGAGGAGCTGGTGCGCTCCCTTCCCCAGGGACGGCTCGAGGAAGTCCCGGGCGCCAGCCACATGCTCAACTTCAACTCGCCCGAGGCCGTGGTGAAGCTCATCCGCCGCTACCTCTACGAGCTGGAGGCCCGCGGCGACGCCGCCCCGTGA
- a CDS encoding PAS domain-containing protein: MTTLDDLTTCAGLALAPPSSTGACLILISTTTPAAIGKAYRLEPGEHVIGRGSDATVRIDDHGVSRKHARIIRTDEGACHVTDLESTNGTLLNGVPVTTAELQEGDRLQIGTVTVFRFSKREVLEQREEQLRQALSAARVGIWDWNALSGQVTWSEQVDRLLGLAVGKLSGRAMDLAEVVHPADLTRVRATLSIALEKKTPVDVEYRIETQGSGWRWISCKGDVLCDASGMPARVTGTVMDITARKQAEQELQRQSLIFESIYDGVVIIDLSGGIIDWNTSAERMFGRHKSEALGQTLFSVLHPGEPDRLTSQVLTALEEQGRWSGELEFRRRDGTTCWCESVVVPLRDSEGRSIANIMVHRDTSERKQLQAHLVVADRLASVGTLGAGVAHEINNPLAYMLVNLHLIREGLDRLESQAPAAPIASLQQLVRETTEGAERIATIVRDLKVFARGEQETRLMPVDVRRAVELACKMADNVIRHRARLVTEFEPVAPVEASESRLCQVFLNLLLNAAQAIPEEGPAAQDHEIRVVIRAGERGRVVVEVRDTGVGMSPEVLGRIFDPFFTTKPVGVGTGLGLSICHGIIESMGGSIQAESEPGRGSTFRVVLCAATRELEVLPRLSAAMQANARAKILVVDDEPNVTLALQRSLAADHEVATANSAQAALRLVSEGGRFDLILCDVMMPGMTGMDLYNELGRCAPEQAGRMVFMTGGAFTPRTVSFLRDVPNLKISKPLDLTQLRELVGRSAEAGR; the protein is encoded by the coding sequence ATGACGACGCTGGACGACCTCACCACGTGCGCGGGCCTCGCCTTGGCTCCGCCGTCTTCAACCGGTGCCTGCCTCATCCTCATCAGCACCACCACCCCGGCCGCCATCGGCAAGGCGTACCGCCTGGAGCCGGGAGAGCACGTCATCGGCCGTGGCTCCGACGCCACCGTGCGCATCGACGACCACGGGGTGTCCCGCAAGCACGCCCGCATCATCCGCACGGACGAGGGCGCGTGCCACGTGACGGACCTGGAGTCCACCAACGGCACGCTGCTCAACGGCGTGCCCGTCACCACCGCCGAGCTGCAGGAAGGTGACAGGCTGCAGATTGGCACCGTCACGGTGTTCCGCTTCTCCAAGCGGGAGGTACTGGAGCAGCGCGAGGAGCAACTGCGGCAGGCGCTGTCCGCCGCGCGCGTGGGCATCTGGGACTGGAACGCGCTGAGCGGCCAGGTGACGTGGAGCGAGCAGGTGGACCGGCTCTTGGGGCTGGCGGTGGGCAAGCTGTCCGGGCGGGCCATGGACCTGGCGGAGGTGGTGCACCCGGCGGACCTGACGCGGGTGCGCGCCACGCTGAGCATCGCCCTGGAGAAGAAGACGCCGGTGGACGTGGAGTACCGGATTGAGACGCAGGGCAGCGGCTGGCGCTGGATTTCCTGCAAGGGTGACGTGCTGTGCGACGCGTCCGGCATGCCCGCGCGGGTGACGGGCACGGTGATGGACATCACCGCGCGCAAGCAGGCCGAGCAGGAGCTGCAGCGCCAGTCGCTCATCTTCGAGAGCATCTACGACGGCGTGGTCATCATCGACCTGAGCGGCGGCATCATCGACTGGAACACCAGCGCGGAGCGGATGTTCGGGCGCCACAAGTCGGAGGCGCTGGGCCAGACGCTCTTCAGCGTGCTGCACCCCGGGGAGCCGGACCGGCTCACCAGCCAGGTGCTCACCGCGCTGGAGGAGCAGGGGCGCTGGTCGGGAGAGCTGGAGTTCCGCCGCAGGGACGGCACCACGTGCTGGTGCGAGTCCGTGGTGGTGCCGCTGCGCGACAGCGAGGGGCGCTCCATCGCCAACATCATGGTCCACCGCGACACGTCGGAGCGCAAGCAGCTCCAGGCGCACCTGGTGGTGGCGGACCGGCTGGCGTCGGTGGGCACGCTGGGCGCGGGCGTGGCGCACGAAATCAACAACCCGCTGGCCTACATGCTCGTCAACCTGCACCTCATCCGCGAGGGGCTGGACCGGCTGGAGAGCCAGGCGCCCGCGGCGCCCATCGCCTCGCTGCAGCAGCTGGTGCGCGAGACGACGGAGGGCGCGGAGCGCATCGCCACCATTGTGAGGGACTTGAAGGTCTTCGCGCGCGGCGAGCAGGAGACGCGGCTGATGCCGGTGGACGTGCGCCGGGCGGTGGAGCTGGCGTGCAAGATGGCGGACAACGTCATCCGCCACCGCGCGCGGCTGGTGACGGAGTTCGAGCCGGTGGCCCCGGTGGAGGCCAGCGAGTCCCGGCTGTGCCAGGTGTTCCTCAACCTGCTGCTCAACGCGGCGCAGGCCATTCCCGAGGAGGGCCCCGCGGCGCAGGACCACGAAATCCGCGTGGTCATCCGCGCGGGTGAGCGGGGCCGGGTGGTGGTGGAGGTGCGCGACACCGGCGTGGGGATGTCGCCGGAGGTGCTGGGCCGCATCTTCGACCCGTTCTTCACGACCAAGCCGGTGGGCGTGGGCACGGGGCTGGGGCTGTCCATCTGCCACGGCATCATCGAGTCCATGGGTGGCTCCATCCAGGCGGAGAGCGAGCCCGGCCGGGGCAGTACGTTCAGGGTGGTGCTGTGCGCCGCAACCCGCGAGCTGGAGGTGCTGCCGCGCCTGTCCGCGGCCATGCAGGCCAACGCGCGGGCGAAGATCCTCGTCGTCGACGACGAGCCCAACGTGACGCTGGCGCTGCAGCGCTCGCTGGCGGCGGACCATGAGGTGGCGACGGCGAACAGCGCCCAGGCCGCGCTGCGGCTGGTGAGCGAGGGCGGGCGCTTCGACCTCATCCTGTGTGATGTGATGATGCCCGGGATGACGGGCATGGACCTCTACAACGAGCTGGGCCGCTGCGCCCCGGAGCAAGCAGGACGCATGGTGTTCATGACAGGAGGTGCCTTCACCCCGCGCACGGTGTCGTTCCTGCGCGACGTGCCGAACCTCAAGATTTCCAAGCCGCTGGACCTCACGCAGCTGCGTGAGCTGGTGGGACGCTCCGCCGAGGCCGGGCGATGA
- a CDS encoding sensor histidine kinase encodes MTLRARVLLMSAMARRRGTLRRAFDALQGPTMGGVRPRAPREEAEQLEATVRERTAALEAANAKLSRSLEQLRATQAQLLFADRLIALGRIAAGVGHEINNPLAFILSNLEYIHQELQQKERLSEQERQEVLEALAETRDGAERIRLIVRDLQTLSRAEDVGTGPSDLAAVLRTAAKMAMHELRHRARLVVECEGLPPVQGSGSRLGQVFLNLLLNAAQAIAPGNVEENEVRVVARPALPGRVEVEVRDTGCGIAPEHRDRIFDPFFTTKPLGVGTGLGLAVCHGIITSLGGTLTVDSEPGQGSTFRVTLPVAGAFAQPPRQQADAAA; translated from the coding sequence ATGACGCTGCGAGCGAGGGTGCTGCTGATGTCGGCGATGGCGCGGCGCCGCGGCACGCTCAGGCGCGCCTTCGACGCCCTCCAGGGCCCCACCATGGGCGGTGTCCGCCCCCGCGCCCCGCGCGAAGAAGCCGAGCAGCTGGAGGCCACCGTCCGCGAGCGGACCGCCGCCCTGGAAGCCGCCAACGCCAAGCTGTCCCGCAGCCTGGAGCAGCTGCGCGCCACCCAGGCCCAGCTGCTCTTCGCGGACCGCCTCATCGCGCTCGGGCGCATCGCCGCGGGCGTGGGCCACGAAATCAACAACCCCCTCGCCTTCATCCTCAGCAACCTCGAGTACATCCACCAGGAGCTCCAGCAGAAGGAGCGCCTGTCCGAGCAGGAGCGGCAGGAAGTCCTGGAGGCCCTCGCCGAGACGCGCGACGGCGCCGAGCGCATCCGGCTCATCGTGAGGGATTTGCAGACGCTGTCCCGCGCCGAGGACGTGGGCACCGGCCCCTCGGACCTGGCGGCGGTGCTGCGCACGGCGGCGAAGATGGCCATGCACGAGCTGCGTCACCGCGCGCGCCTCGTCGTCGAGTGCGAGGGCCTTCCCCCCGTCCAGGGCAGTGGCTCGCGGCTGGGCCAGGTCTTCCTCAACCTGCTGCTCAACGCCGCCCAGGCCATTGCCCCCGGCAACGTGGAGGAGAACGAGGTGCGCGTGGTGGCCCGCCCCGCCCTGCCCGGCCGCGTGGAGGTGGAGGTTCGCGACACCGGCTGCGGCATCGCCCCCGAGCACCGCGACCGCATCTTCGACCCGTTCTTCACCACCAAGCCGCTCGGCGTGGGCACCGGCCTGGGGCTCGCGGTGTGCCATGGCATCATCACCTCCCTGGGCGGCACGCTCACGGTGGACAGCGAGCCCGGCCAGGGCAGCACCTTCCGCGTCACATTGCCCGTGGCCGGCGCTTTCGCGCAGCCGCCGCGTCAGCAGGCGGACGCGGCGGCCTGA
- a CDS encoding OPT/YSL family transporter: MSPTPSPAVSDSLAPDSPASGAAPRLAPVAAVVPEAPAPRELTVRSVAVGLFIGGLLSVTNVYMGLKIGWWESGSLVAAVLGFGALATVSRRQGSPYTPLENNITQTAASSVGAMPAAAGLLGALPALTLLGVSVPGWGVALWSVALGTLGVLAAHLLRRRLVVEEALPFPTGIATAELITAMHAPSQPQASTGRSGWLLSAVAGVSVAVTVLRDAVKVLPGMTALPGSVGGVPFATLGWGVGWSPMLLAIGMMTGLHLSLSILAGAVVGWGVLAPWLEGSGALKAGGYTGDMGTWLTWPGVGLLLGSSLAAVLAQARDFLGAAKDMGALGRTGGGGALPRWAVGAGLAACALAVALGASLFGLGVPYMLLALVLVLPLCAVCARSAGQVDVSPVSTMGQIAQVLFGGLLPGALGPNVTSGAVTSGAAAQTGVSMWSLKAGHLLGATPRRQLVAQLVGVLAGSVVAVPAYLLLAKAYGVGSQELPAPFARQFHAVAELAVRGLGGLPPHAGLATLVAAGVGALLTVAARGRVAKWLPLPFAMGIGFILPPFYAVSICLGAVGVALARRRWPDATDRNVSTLGTGAIAGESLTGVLIAALIALGLMQQG; encoded by the coding sequence ATGAGCCCGACCCCGAGCCCCGCCGTGTCCGACTCACTCGCGCCAGACTCGCCGGCCTCCGGAGCCGCGCCCCGCCTGGCCCCGGTGGCCGCCGTGGTGCCCGAGGCGCCCGCGCCGCGTGAGCTGACGGTGCGCTCGGTGGCGGTGGGCCTGTTCATCGGCGGGCTGCTGTCCGTCACCAACGTGTACATGGGGCTGAAGATTGGCTGGTGGGAGAGCGGCTCGCTCGTCGCGGCGGTGCTGGGCTTCGGCGCGCTGGCGACGGTGTCCCGCCGCCAGGGCTCGCCGTACACGCCGCTGGAGAACAACATCACCCAGACGGCCGCGTCCTCGGTGGGCGCGATGCCGGCGGCGGCGGGCCTCCTGGGCGCGCTTCCCGCGCTGACGCTGCTGGGAGTCTCCGTGCCCGGCTGGGGCGTGGCGCTGTGGAGCGTGGCGCTGGGCACGCTGGGCGTGCTGGCCGCGCACCTGCTGCGCCGCAGGCTGGTGGTGGAGGAGGCGCTGCCCTTTCCCACCGGCATCGCCACCGCGGAGCTGATCACCGCCATGCACGCGCCTTCGCAGCCCCAGGCCTCCACCGGCCGGAGCGGGTGGCTGCTGTCGGCGGTGGCCGGGGTGTCCGTGGCCGTCACCGTGCTGCGGGATGCCGTCAAGGTCCTGCCGGGAATGACGGCGCTGCCGGGCTCGGTGGGCGGTGTGCCGTTCGCCACGCTCGGCTGGGGCGTGGGGTGGAGCCCCATGCTGCTGGCCATCGGGATGATGACGGGCCTGCACCTGTCGCTGAGCATCCTGGCCGGGGCGGTGGTGGGGTGGGGCGTGCTCGCGCCCTGGCTGGAGGGCTCGGGCGCGCTGAAGGCCGGCGGCTACACGGGGGACATGGGCACGTGGCTCACCTGGCCGGGCGTGGGACTGCTGCTGGGCTCGTCGCTCGCGGCCGTGCTGGCGCAGGCGCGAGACTTCCTGGGGGCCGCGAAGGACATGGGCGCGCTGGGCCGCACGGGCGGTGGCGGCGCGCTGCCGCGCTGGGCCGTGGGCGCGGGGCTGGCGGCGTGCGCGCTGGCCGTGGCGCTGGGCGCCTCCCTCTTCGGGCTGGGCGTGCCGTACATGCTGCTGGCGCTGGTGCTCGTGCTGCCGCTGTGCGCGGTGTGCGCGCGGAGCGCGGGGCAGGTGGACGTCTCGCCGGTGTCGACGATGGGCCAGATTGCGCAGGTCCTCTTCGGTGGCCTGCTGCCCGGGGCGCTGGGCCCCAACGTGACGTCGGGGGCGGTGACGTCGGGCGCGGCGGCCCAGACGGGCGTCAGCATGTGGTCGCTCAAGGCGGGCCACCTGCTGGGGGCCACGCCGCGCCGGCAGCTGGTCGCGCAGCTGGTGGGCGTGCTCGCGGGCTCGGTGGTGGCGGTGCCGGCCTACCTGCTGCTGGCCAAGGCGTATGGCGTGGGCTCACAGGAGCTGCCCGCGCCCTTCGCGCGCCAGTTCCACGCGGTGGCGGAGCTGGCCGTGCGGGGCCTGGGAGGGCTACCGCCGCACGCGGGCCTGGCCACGCTCGTGGCCGCCGGGGTGGGGGCGCTGCTGACGGTGGCGGCGCGAGGCCGGGTGGCGAAGTGGCTGCCGCTGCCGTTCGCCATGGGCATCGGCTTCATCCTCCCTCCCTTCTACGCGGTGTCCATCTGCCTGGGCGCCGTGGGGGTGGCACTGGCGCGCCGACGCTGGCCGGACGCGACGGACCGGAACGTGTCCACGCTGGGCACGGGCGCCATCGCTGGCGAGTCCCTCACCGGGGTGCTCATCGCCGCGCTGATTGCGCTGGGACTCATGCAGCAGGGGTGA
- a CDS encoding cysteine dioxygenase: protein MREHATEERSGECPDVEELLGWSLPQQAEEIPSVEWLMERLRSSKPDWRLLESLVHFEPASYARRVLARTDACELLLVCWLPGQVSHVHDHGGSSGVSWLLRGRLRETRYAWGGDRLLQDGAVDADEGDFLLEQSETIHRIHNASRHGAVSLHVYAPPMVGMTRYDTSVTPGLDARLELRGVLRPPRPPADAAAARKRRPRAM from the coding sequence ATGCGCGAGCACGCCACCGAGGAACGAAGCGGGGAATGTCCGGACGTCGAGGAGCTGCTTGGCTGGTCGCTCCCTCAGCAGGCGGAAGAGATTCCCTCGGTGGAGTGGCTGATGGAGCGGCTGCGCTCCAGCAAGCCCGACTGGCGGCTGCTGGAGTCACTCGTCCACTTCGAGCCTGCCTCCTACGCGCGCCGCGTCCTCGCCCGCACGGACGCGTGCGAGCTGCTGCTGGTGTGCTGGCTGCCGGGCCAGGTCTCCCACGTGCATGACCATGGCGGCTCTTCGGGCGTGTCCTGGCTCTTGCGCGGCCGGCTTCGCGAGACGCGCTATGCGTGGGGCGGAGACCGGCTGCTCCAGGATGGCGCGGTAGACGCGGATGAGGGGGACTTCCTGCTGGAGCAGTCGGAGACCATCCACCGCATCCACAACGCGTCCCGCCACGGGGCCGTGTCGCTGCACGTGTACGCGCCACCCATGGTGGGAATGACCCGGTACGACACGAGCGTGACGCCGGGGCTTGACGCGCGGCTGGAGCTGCGCGGGGTGCTCAGGCCGCCGCGTCCGCCTGCTGACGCGGCGGCTGCGCGAAAGCGCCGGCCACGGGCAATGTGA
- a CDS encoding FAD/NAD(P)-binding protein, whose protein sequence is MRAQSCWDVAIIGGGASGTLLAMNLLRSARAPFRIVLVERSGRVGRGLAYSTDSSRHLLNVPAARMGAFPDDPEHFLRWLRREQPDTAPGDFIPRQRYGQYLESVLDELVARAPAGVHLETLRGEVMSLRDEAGRVRLTLSGGGQLEARMAVLALGNALPSDLRVPDGGLYASERYHRSPWAAGALRDVGRWDSVLLIGTGLTMVDTVLSLEERGHQGVIHALSRHGLLPHVHQSGALNCPTRYASPGIRDVLRALRQEVLRECGEWVGADGTLHPIPIRIRAVLRIMRQEVRRATEAGADWRTVVDALRPATVPLWHRMTEGERRRFLRHLRSHWEVHRHRMAPSIGDTVERLRREGRLKLHAARVQSFALEASGVEARLRPRGHGREEVLHVDHVVNCTGPEGSITRGHPLLRSLAEAGRVCPDVLGMGLATDPHGALLDASGLASGRLYTLGPPRRGELWETTAVPEIRGQARELADHLLQRLGPPAQARPAMEHVEALLPR, encoded by the coding sequence GTGCGAGCACAGAGCTGTTGGGACGTGGCCATCATCGGTGGGGGGGCCAGCGGGACGCTGCTGGCGATGAACCTCCTGAGAAGCGCGCGGGCGCCCTTCCGGATTGTCCTGGTGGAGCGCAGCGGACGCGTGGGCCGGGGGCTTGCGTACTCCACGGACAGCTCGCGCCATCTGCTGAACGTTCCCGCGGCGAGGATGGGCGCCTTTCCGGACGACCCGGAGCACTTCCTGCGCTGGCTGCGCCGGGAGCAGCCCGACACGGCGCCGGGCGACTTCATCCCGCGCCAGCGCTACGGCCAATATCTGGAGTCGGTGCTCGACGAGCTGGTGGCGCGCGCGCCCGCGGGCGTCCACCTGGAGACGCTCCGGGGCGAGGTGATGTCCCTGCGCGACGAGGCAGGCCGCGTGCGGCTCACGCTGTCCGGGGGTGGACAGCTCGAGGCGCGGATGGCGGTGCTGGCGCTCGGCAACGCGCTGCCCTCGGACCTGCGGGTGCCGGACGGGGGCCTGTACGCGAGCGAGCGCTACCACCGCTCACCGTGGGCCGCGGGCGCGCTGCGCGACGTGGGGCGCTGGGACTCGGTGCTGCTCATCGGCACGGGCCTCACCATGGTGGACACCGTGCTGTCGCTGGAGGAGCGGGGGCACCAGGGCGTCATCCACGCGCTGTCGCGGCACGGGCTGCTGCCGCACGTGCACCAGTCCGGCGCGCTGAACTGTCCGACGCGGTACGCGTCCCCCGGCATCCGGGACGTGCTGCGCGCGCTGCGCCAGGAGGTGCTGCGCGAGTGCGGCGAGTGGGTGGGCGCGGACGGCACGCTCCACCCCATTCCCATCCGCATCCGCGCGGTGCTGCGCATCATGCGCCAGGAGGTGCGGCGCGCGACGGAGGCGGGCGCGGACTGGCGGACGGTGGTGGACGCGCTGCGGCCGGCGACGGTGCCGCTGTGGCACCGGATGACGGAGGGTGAGCGGCGGCGCTTCCTGCGCCACCTGCGCTCGCACTGGGAGGTGCACCGCCACCGGATGGCGCCGAGCATCGGCGACACGGTGGAGCGGCTGCGGCGCGAGGGCCGGCTGAAGCTCCACGCGGCGCGCGTGCAGAGCTTCGCGCTGGAGGCGTCGGGCGTGGAGGCGCGGCTGCGGCCCCGGGGGCACGGGCGCGAGGAGGTGCTGCACGTCGACCACGTCGTCAACTGCACGGGGCCGGAGGGCTCCATCACCCGCGGCCACCCGCTGCTCCGGTCGCTGGCGGAGGCGGGGCGGGTGTGTCCGGACGTGCTGGGCATGGGCCTGGCCACGGACCCGCATGGCGCGCTGCTGGACGCGAGCGGCCTCGCCTCCGGCCGCCTCTACACGCTGGGCCCGCCGCGCCGGGGCGAGCTGTGGGAGACGACGGCCGTCCCGGAGATTCGCGGACAGGCCCGGGAGCTGGCGGACCACCTGCTGCAACGCCTCGGGCCCCCGGCCCAGGCCCGCCCGGCCATGGAGCACGTGGAGGCACTGCTTCCGCGGTGA